GCTGTACGGCGTGATCCAAAGCGTTGTGGTCGGCGGTTTCGATCCGCGCCGCTTCGTGGAGGACCTGCTCGCGCGCGTGCGCGACCTGCTGGTGCTCACCCTGGCCGGCGACCGGGCCGAATCCGTGCTGTCCGACTCCGCCGAGGGCGAGAATATGGACGACCTGCACCGTCAGGCCCAAGCCTTGGGGCTGGGCTCGCTCACCGTGATGGCGGATACCATCAACGCCACGCTTGGTTCGATGACCGGTGCGATTTCGCCGCGCATGCGTCTCGAATTGCTTGCGGCGCGGCTGCTCGCCGTGCGAGAAGGCGCCTTGACCCCGCAATCCGCAACTGTTGCGACGGCGTCTGGCGCTGCCGCCGGCGCGGCAGGCGCGGTCGGCGACGCGACCCGCTCGGCGTCTGGTTCGGCGTCCGGCTCCCGTTTTGCCGGAGCCGCGCAGCCAGCTCAGCCGAAAACCGCTGAAAACACCGGTTTCGCCGGCAATAGCGGTGGCTTCGCCGGTCGCGGAACGGGCGCTCCCGCATCCTCCGGAGCGACCCCGTCGCGCAACGCCAACGAAACCCACGGTGCCTGGCCCACGGACGCCGATGGGTTCGCCCAATCCACGCAAGCGCGCAAACCGCGGAATTCCGGCGATGCGCATGGCGTCGCCACGGAGACGGGCGCGACTGCGTCGACTGCCGCGACCGGTGTCGTGAACTCAGGCGCGCCGGGCTCGGGAAACGATGCCGGACAAGACGCCGTGAAGACGGATCCGCGCACTCCTGACGAGAAATGGGACGCCCTGGTGGCGGGATTGCCCGGGGACGTTCGCGCCTATGTGGACCGCACCAAGGTGCCGCGTGTGCAACTCGCCCCCAATCCCGCCAATGGGCGTATGCAGCTGTGGATCAAATTCGATGTGCCGCTGAGCAAATACGCGTTCGCGATGGGCATGGCCTCCGAACCGGTGGACGGTTCCACCAAAGTGCAGGATATTCTGCGCGCCGAGGTCCACAAGATGTTCGGTCCCGATGTGGCGCTCGCCCCCACCAAAAAGATGGCGAACGACGAGATCGCGCCGCCATTGAGCAAACTGCCCCCCGAGGAGCAGCAGAGGATCAAGGCCCGGTTGCTGCAGGCGAATCTGGGTGCGGCTTCGGCGTTGACGCAACGGTCCGGCGAGCCGTCGGGCAAGACGCCAGAGGCGGGCGTCGGATCCACGCCGGTCGCTGCGGAGAAAAACCCCGGTGAATCGGCCGCCGATGATGAGGAGGTTCATCGAGCCGCGCCGGCCGATGACGATCCGTGGGCGCTGCCTGTGCCCGGACCCGCCTCGACGGCATCTCCGACGCAGTCCGCGGGGAATCTCACGAACGGTCGGAACACTCCGATGGATGATGATCCGTGGGCGCATCCGGCGCAGCGGACCACCCCGGTCAATGCTGTTTCACGGGATGTTTCACGCGAAGACGCCGAGCCTGATGGCTGGGGCGTCGCCCAGTCCGTGAAACAGCCTGTGGAACAATCCGCCGAGACGGAGGCGCCTCGCCGCACAACCGTGGCCGTTCCCGATCTCAGCGACGACGATGACCCGTGGAAGAACGTTCCGCCGCCCAGCGAGCCGATCCCCTCGGATATGGACGACGCCCCATCGCATGGCTCGGCGTATGGCCAGCGGCAGCATTCGGGATTCGCACAGCACCAGCAGCCGCAGGCCGACCGGCGCGACGCCATTCCGCAATCCGACGATCCGTGGAACGCCCCGCAGGCCA
Above is a window of Bifidobacterium eulemuris DNA encoding:
- the dnaX gene encoding DNA polymerase III subunit gamma/tau: MALALYRRYRPDAFEGVIGQDQVTVPLMRALDEGKLTHAYLFSGPRGCGKTSSARILARCVNCAQGPTSHPCGECESCKDLATGGPGSIDVVEIDAASHNGVDDARELRERAGFAPARDRYKIFILDEAHMVTQQGFNALLKIVEEPPEHVMFIFATTEPDKVIGTIRSRTHHYPFRLVPTEVMGPYLERICEQEGIKAEPGVLKLAMRAGGGSMRDTLSVLDQLMVGAVDGVITHDASVALLGFTPETLIGEAVDAVIDRNGEALYGVIQSVVVGGFDPRRFVEDLLARVRDLLVLTLAGDRAESVLSDSAEGENMDDLHRQAQALGLGSLTVMADTINATLGSMTGAISPRMRLELLAARLLAVREGALTPQSATVATASGAAAGAAGAVGDATRSASGSASGSRFAGAAQPAQPKTAENTGFAGNSGGFAGRGTGAPASSGATPSRNANETHGAWPTDADGFAQSTQARKPRNSGDAHGVATETGATASTAATGVVNSGAPGSGNDAGQDAVKTDPRTPDEKWDALVAGLPGDVRAYVDRTKVPRVQLAPNPANGRMQLWIKFDVPLSKYAFAMGMASEPVDGSTKVQDILRAEVHKMFGPDVALAPTKKMANDEIAPPLSKLPPEEQQRIKARLLQANLGAASALTQRSGEPSGKTPEAGVGSTPVAAEKNPGESAADDEEVHRAAPADDDPWALPVPGPASTASPTQSAGNLTNGRNTPMDDDPWAHPAQRTTPVNAVSRDVSREDAEPDGWGVAQSVKQPVEQSAETEAPRRTTVAVPDLSDDDDPWKNVPPPSEPIPSDMDDAPSHGSAYGQRQHSGFAQHQQPQADRRDAIPQSDDPWNAPQARAFAQPAEQFSPQVAAEDDEYSMSDASLGEATAMSMDDLRKLFEVKKVEEFAADDPGNPRNQHSKKRAGD